From Romeriopsis navalis LEGE 11480, one genomic window encodes:
- the clpS gene encoding ATP-dependent Clp protease adapter ClpS, with amino-acid sequence MAAETIEKQSTIRKPAPMYRVLLHNDPVNTMEYVIQCLIEVLPSLSQPQAMNIMMETHNNGIGLVTICAFEPAEFYCESLRNKGLTSTIEPDE; translated from the coding sequence GTGGCTGCCGAAACGATTGAGAAGCAATCAACTATCCGGAAGCCAGCGCCAATGTACCGGGTGCTGCTTCACAACGACCCCGTCAACACGATGGAATATGTGATTCAGTGCCTCATCGAGGTATTGCCCAGCCTGAGCCAACCCCAGGCAATGAACATCATGATGGAAACCCACAACAACGGGATCGGCCTTGTCACCATTTGCGCCTTTGAACCTGCGGAGTTTTATTGCGAGTCACTCCGGAACAAAGGTCTGACCAGTACAATCGAGCCTGATGAATAG